From Pulveribacter suum, a single genomic window includes:
- the bamB gene encoding outer membrane protein assembly factor BamB, which translates to MRPAAVLACALVLAGCSSLSNMMPWSGPARPKPAELGPNVPVLGVRQAWTAQIGDTQGLALDVRVVGHTVVLASASGEVAAIDARTGGDVWRTRLGIPLASGVGSDGRWAAVGSRTSEIIALEGGREIWRKHLPAPAYTAPLVAGERIFVLGADRSVSAFDAASGRLLWRQQRPGEPLILRQGGVLMAVDDTLVAGLSGRLVGFNPDNGSVRWEAPLASPRGTNDVERLVEIVGRTSRVGGSLCARAYQASVGCIDTARGSVAWTQAASGGEGIDGDEQMLFGTEGNGTVLAWSRADGSRAWSSNRLQWRKLTAPLLLGRSVVVGDEAGLVHLLSREDASPLNRLATDGSPIAAAPVAAAYTLVVVTRKGGVYGFRPE; encoded by the coding sequence ATGCGCCCGGCCGCGGTGCTCGCCTGCGCGCTGGTGCTGGCGGGGTGCTCGTCCCTGAGCAACATGATGCCCTGGAGCGGGCCGGCCCGGCCCAAGCCCGCGGAGCTGGGCCCCAACGTCCCCGTGCTGGGCGTGCGCCAGGCATGGACGGCGCAAATCGGCGATACGCAGGGCCTGGCCCTTGACGTGCGCGTAGTTGGCCACACGGTCGTGCTGGCCTCCGCTTCAGGGGAGGTGGCCGCCATTGACGCGCGCACCGGCGGGGACGTATGGCGCACGCGTCTGGGCATTCCCCTCGCGTCGGGCGTGGGCAGCGACGGCCGCTGGGCGGCCGTCGGCTCGCGGACCAGCGAGATCATCGCGCTGGAAGGCGGCCGCGAGATCTGGCGCAAGCACCTGCCGGCCCCGGCCTATACGGCGCCCTTGGTGGCAGGCGAGCGCATCTTCGTGCTGGGGGCGGACCGCTCGGTCTCTGCGTTCGACGCCGCCAGCGGGCGCCTGCTGTGGCGCCAGCAGCGTCCCGGCGAACCGCTCATCCTGCGCCAGGGAGGCGTGCTGATGGCGGTGGACGACACCCTGGTGGCGGGCCTGTCGGGTCGCCTGGTGGGCTTCAACCCGGACAACGGCAGCGTGCGCTGGGAGGCGCCCCTGGCCAGCCCGCGCGGCACCAACGACGTGGAGCGCCTGGTGGAGATCGTCGGGCGCACCAGCCGCGTGGGCGGCAGCCTCTGTGCCCGCGCCTATCAGGCCAGCGTGGGCTGCATCGACACTGCCCGGGGCAGTGTTGCCTGGACGCAGGCCGCCAGCGGCGGCGAAGGCATTGATGGCGACGAGCAGATGCTGTTTGGCACCGAAGGCAATGGCACGGTGCTGGCCTGGAGCCGCGCCGACGGCTCGCGCGCCTGGTCATCCAACCGCCTGCAGTGGCGCAAGCTGACGGCACCGCTGCTGCTGGGCCGCTCGGTGGTCGTGGGCGATGAGGCGGGGCTGGTGCATCTGCTGTCGCGCGAGGACGCCTCGCCTCTGAACCGCCTGGCCACCGACGGCTCGCCCATCGCGGCGGCGCCGGTGGCGGCGGCCTACACCCTGGTGGTGGTCACCCGCAAGGGCGGCGTTTACGGCTTTCGTCCCGAGTGA
- the hisS gene encoding histidine--tRNA ligase: protein MQKLVAIKGMNDILPPESARWEWLEDKVRALMARYAYRNMRTPIVEPTPLFVRGLGEVTDIVEKEMYSFEDRLNGEQLTLRPEATAGVVRAVVEHSMLYDGGKRLYYMGPMFRHERPQRGRYRQFHQIGAEALGFPGAHADAELILLAHALWQELGLQDVRLELNSLGQPEERRAHRAALIQYLEQHQDQLDEDARRRLYSNPLRILDTKNPAMQAMVEGAPRLMDFLGEASLAHFEGVKAILEANGVAWRINPRLVRGMDYYNLTVFEFITDRLGSQGTICGGGRYDYLIEQIGGKPAPAVGWAIGVERVLELLKEQGVAAPEAAADAYAVVPDPAQLPRVMAHLQQLRALGVMVQMHAPTAAGEGMGSMKSQFKKADASGARFALVFGADEWARGAVTVKPLREAGEQAERPLDSLADWAATLQSSR, encoded by the coding sequence ATGCAGAAGCTGGTCGCCATCAAAGGCATGAACGACATCCTGCCGCCCGAGTCGGCGCGCTGGGAGTGGCTCGAGGACAAGGTGCGCGCGCTCATGGCGCGCTACGCCTACCGCAACATGCGCACCCCGATCGTGGAGCCCACGCCGCTGTTCGTGCGCGGCCTGGGCGAGGTGACCGATATCGTCGAAAAGGAGATGTACTCCTTCGAGGATCGCCTGAACGGCGAGCAGCTCACCCTGCGCCCCGAGGCCACGGCCGGCGTGGTGCGCGCGGTGGTCGAGCACTCCATGCTGTACGACGGCGGCAAGCGGCTGTACTACATGGGTCCGATGTTTCGCCACGAGCGGCCCCAGCGCGGGCGCTACCGCCAGTTCCACCAGATCGGCGCCGAGGCGCTGGGCTTTCCCGGTGCGCACGCCGATGCCGAGCTCATCTTGCTGGCGCACGCGCTGTGGCAGGAGCTGGGTCTGCAGGACGTGCGCCTGGAGCTCAACAGCCTGGGCCAGCCCGAGGAGCGCCGTGCGCACCGCGCGGCGCTGATCCAGTACCTGGAGCAGCACCAGGACCAGCTGGACGAGGACGCGCGCCGGCGCCTGTACAGCAATCCGCTGCGCATCCTGGACACGAAAAACCCCGCCATGCAGGCGATGGTCGAAGGCGCGCCCAGGCTCATGGACTTCCTGGGCGAGGCCTCGTTGGCCCACTTCGAGGGCGTCAAGGCCATCCTGGAGGCCAACGGCGTGGCCTGGCGCATCAACCCGCGCCTGGTGCGCGGCATGGACTACTACAACCTGACGGTGTTCGAGTTCATCACCGACCGCCTGGGCTCGCAGGGCACCATTTGCGGCGGCGGGCGCTATGACTACCTCATCGAGCAGATTGGCGGCAAGCCAGCCCCGGCCGTGGGTTGGGCCATCGGCGTGGAGCGCGTGCTGGAGCTGCTCAAGGAGCAGGGCGTGGCCGCGCCCGAGGCGGCGGCCGATGCCTACGCAGTGGTGCCTGACCCTGCGCAGCTGCCGCGCGTCATGGCCCATCTGCAGCAGCTGCGCGCCCTGGGCGTGATGGTGCAGATGCACGCCCCCACGGCGGCCGGCGAGGGCATGGGCAGCATGAAGTCGCAGTTCAAGAAGGCCGACGCCAGCGGCGCACGCTTTGCGCTGGTCTTCGGCGCGGATGAGTGGGCGCGCGGCGCCGTCACCGTCAAGCCCCTGCGCGAAGCAGGCGAACAGGCCGAGCGCCCGTTGGACTCGCTGGCAGACTGGGCCGCCACCCTACAATCTTCGCGCTGA
- the hfq gene encoding RNA chaperone Hfq, with amino-acid sequence MSNKGQLLQDPFLNALRREHVPVSIYLVNGIKLQGQIESFDQYVVLLRNTVTQMVYKHAISTIVPGRAVNFSTTAEPAEPDSGENR; translated from the coding sequence GTGAGCAATAAAGGCCAACTTCTGCAAGATCCCTTCCTCAACGCCCTGCGCCGCGAGCACGTGCCTGTTTCCATCTACCTGGTCAACGGCATCAAGCTGCAAGGGCAGATCGAATCCTTCGATCAATACGTCGTGCTGCTGCGCAATACGGTGACCCAGATGGTTTACAAGCACGCCATCTCCACCATCGTGCCCGGACGCGCCGTGAACTTCTCCACCACGGCCGAGCCTGCCGAGCCCGACAGCGGCGAGAACCGTTAA
- the hflC gene encoding protease modulator HflC yields MNRIGFIATSVLVALALLSSMVFVVDQRQFGVVYALGQIKDVITEPGLNFKLPPPFQNVRYIDKRLLTLDSSETESMLTAEKQRVVIDWYVRWRISDPSEYIRNVGLDENAGALQLNRVVRNAFQEEVNRRTVRELISTKRDALMSDVKREVLETVRGAKPWGVDVVDVRITRVDYVEAITESVYRRMEAERKRVANELRSTGAAEGEKIRADADRQREITIANAYRDAQKIKGEGDAEAASTYGEAFGRDPQFAQFYRSLEAYKSSFNRKSDVVVLDPSSTEFFKAFRGGSVGARQAP; encoded by the coding sequence GTGAACAGAATCGGATTCATCGCAACCAGCGTCCTGGTTGCGCTTGCCCTGCTGAGCTCCATGGTCTTCGTGGTCGACCAGCGCCAGTTTGGCGTGGTCTATGCCCTGGGTCAGATCAAGGATGTGATCACCGAGCCGGGCCTGAACTTCAAGCTGCCACCGCCGTTCCAGAACGTGCGCTACATCGACAAGCGTCTGCTCACGCTGGACAGCTCGGAGACCGAATCGATGCTCACCGCCGAAAAGCAGCGCGTGGTCATCGACTGGTACGTGCGCTGGCGCATCAGCGACCCGTCGGAATACATCCGCAACGTCGGTCTGGACGAGAACGCGGGCGCCCTGCAGCTCAACCGCGTGGTACGCAACGCCTTCCAGGAGGAAGTCAACCGGCGCACCGTGCGCGAGCTGATCTCCACCAAGCGCGACGCGCTGATGTCGGACGTCAAGCGCGAAGTGCTGGAGACGGTACGCGGCGCCAAACCCTGGGGTGTGGATGTGGTGGACGTGCGCATCACCCGCGTGGACTACGTGGAGGCCATCACCGAGTCGGTGTACCGCCGCATGGAGGCCGAGCGCAAGCGTGTGGCCAACGAGCTGCGCTCCACCGGCGCGGCCGAGGGCGAGAAGATCCGCGCTGATGCCGACCGCCAGCGCGAGATCACCATCGCCAATGCCTACCGCGACGCGCAGAAGATTAAGGGCGAGGGCGACGCAGAGGCCGCGAGCACTTACGGCGAGGCGTTTGGCCGCGACCCGCAGTTCGCGCAGTTCTACCGCAGCCTGGAGGCCTACAAGTCCAGCTTCAACCGCAAGAGCGACGTGGTGGTGCTGGACCCATCGTCCACCGAGTTCTTCAAGGCCTTCCGCGGCGGCAGCGTCGGGGCACGCCAGGCTCCCTGA
- the der gene encoding ribosome biogenesis GTPase Der produces MKPVIALVGRPNVGKSTLFNRLTKTRDAIVADFAGLTRDRHYGHGRQGKLEYIVIDTGGFEPDAGSGIYREMARQTQQAVAEADVVLFVVDARAGLSAQDHEIANYLRRLGKPCVLAGNKAEGMQGSAQLAEFYELGLGEVFPVSAAHGQGVRGLVEHALQPLPVLEEDDAAEPGQEVIRLAVAGRPNVGKSTLINAWLGEERLVAFDLPGTTRDAITVPLERGGRKFELIDTAGLRRKGRVFEAIEKFSVVKTLQAIESAHVVLLLLDATQGVTDQDAHIAGYILESGRAVVVAINKWDAVDSYQRQELERSIETRLSFLKFASMHYISAQKRQGLAPLWTALVQAYKAANCKMPTPLLTRVLLEAVQFQSPKRAGSFRPKLRYAHQGGMNPPIIVVHGNSLEHVTDAYKRFLEGRFRKEFDLVGTPLRIEMKTSANPYADKGTG; encoded by the coding sequence ATGAAACCCGTCATCGCCCTGGTGGGGCGGCCCAATGTGGGCAAGTCCACCCTGTTCAACCGCTTGACGAAGACGCGCGACGCGATCGTGGCGGATTTCGCCGGCCTCACGCGCGACCGCCACTACGGCCATGGTCGCCAGGGCAAGCTGGAATACATCGTCATCGACACCGGCGGCTTCGAGCCTGACGCGGGCAGCGGCATCTACCGCGAAATGGCGCGCCAGACGCAGCAGGCCGTGGCCGAGGCCGATGTGGTTCTCTTCGTGGTGGATGCGCGCGCCGGTCTGTCTGCGCAGGACCACGAGATCGCCAACTACCTGCGCCGCCTGGGCAAGCCCTGTGTGCTGGCTGGCAACAAGGCCGAAGGCATGCAGGGCAGCGCCCAGCTGGCCGAGTTCTACGAGTTGGGCCTGGGCGAAGTCTTTCCCGTCTCGGCCGCTCACGGCCAGGGCGTGCGTGGACTGGTGGAACATGCGCTGCAGCCGCTTCCTGTCCTCGAAGAAGACGACGCAGCCGAGCCGGGCCAGGAAGTCATCCGTCTGGCAGTGGCCGGTCGGCCCAATGTCGGCAAATCCACGCTGATCAATGCCTGGCTGGGCGAGGAGCGTCTGGTGGCGTTCGACCTGCCGGGCACCACGCGCGATGCCATCACCGTGCCGCTGGAGCGGGGCGGCCGCAAGTTCGAGCTGATCGACACGGCAGGCCTGCGTCGCAAGGGCAGGGTGTTCGAGGCCATCGAGAAGTTCTCGGTGGTCAAGACGTTGCAGGCGATCGAGTCGGCGCACGTGGTGCTGCTGCTGCTGGACGCCACCCAGGGTGTGACAGACCAGGACGCGCACATCGCCGGCTACATCCTGGAGAGCGGCCGGGCCGTGGTCGTCGCCATCAACAAATGGGACGCGGTGGACAGCTACCAGCGCCAGGAGCTCGAGCGCTCCATCGAGACGCGACTGTCCTTCCTGAAATTTGCTTCGATGCACTACATCTCGGCGCAAAAGCGCCAGGGCCTGGCGCCGCTGTGGACTGCGCTGGTGCAGGCCTACAAGGCGGCCAACTGCAAGATGCCCACGCCCCTGCTCACGCGCGTGCTGCTGGAGGCGGTCCAATTTCAGAGCCCGAAGCGCGCGGGGAGCTTCCGCCCCAAGCTGCGCTACGCCCACCAGGGGGGCATGAACCCGCCCATCATCGTTGTCCACGGCAACTCGCTGGAGCATGTGACGGACGCTTACAAACGCTTCCTGGAGGGGCGCTTTCGCAAGGAGTTCGACCTGGTCGGAACACCGCTGCGCATCGAGATGAAGACGTCGGCCAACCCTTATGCGGACAAGGGCACAGGGTGA
- a CDS encoding DUF2065 domain-containing protein produces the protein MDWGSATWGAIGLVLVIEGVLPFVSPAGWRRTFSQLLRLRDGQIRFCALLSILAGGLVLLLA, from the coding sequence ATGGATTGGGGCAGCGCCACCTGGGGCGCCATCGGCCTCGTGCTGGTGATCGAAGGGGTATTGCCCTTCGTCTCGCCGGCCGGGTGGCGGCGCACTTTCAGCCAGTTGCTGCGGCTGCGCGACGGGCAGATCCGTTTTTGCGCGCTGCTGAGCATCCTCGCGGGTGGGCTCGTATTGCTGCTTGCCTGA
- the hflX gene encoding GTPase HflX, with translation MTLPHQTFDGPAAPVLLVGVDFGLPHFDSELEELGLLAQTAGLAPVARLTCKRKVPDAALFVGSGKADEIRTLAEMHGAQEVLFDQALSPAQQRNLERHIGLPVNDRTLLILEIFAQRARSHEGKLQVELARLQYLSTRLVRRWSHLERQRGGIGTRGGPGERQIELDRRMIDDAIKRTRERLVKVKRQRNTQRRQRERRETFNISIVGYTNAGKSTLFNALVKARAYAADQLFATLDTTTRQLYLGEDVGSVSLSDTVGFIRDLPHGLVDAFQATLQEAVDADLLLHVVDASNPGFPEQIAQVQLVLQEIGAADITQLLVFNKVDAVPPDAQPEALLDSYEIDGRQIPRIYVSAREGAGMAALRAQLTAMALERPGAPMSPDAAAELPAAEE, from the coding sequence TTGACCTTACCTCATCAAACTTTTGATGGCCCTGCCGCGCCGGTCCTGTTGGTCGGCGTGGATTTTGGCCTGCCCCACTTCGATAGCGAACTCGAAGAGCTTGGCCTGTTGGCGCAGACTGCAGGGCTTGCGCCTGTTGCCCGCCTGACCTGCAAGCGCAAGGTGCCTGACGCGGCTCTGTTCGTGGGCAGTGGCAAGGCGGACGAGATTCGCACTCTGGCGGAAATGCACGGAGCCCAGGAAGTGCTGTTCGATCAGGCGCTCAGCCCTGCACAGCAGCGCAACCTGGAGCGCCATATCGGCCTCCCGGTCAACGATCGGACGCTGCTCATCCTGGAGATCTTTGCTCAGCGTGCGCGCAGCCACGAAGGCAAGCTGCAGGTGGAGCTGGCCCGGCTGCAATACCTGTCCACGCGCCTGGTGCGCCGCTGGTCGCACTTAGAGCGCCAGCGCGGCGGTATCGGCACGCGCGGCGGGCCGGGCGAGCGGCAGATCGAGCTGGACCGCCGCATGATCGACGACGCCATCAAGCGTACGCGCGAGCGCCTGGTCAAGGTCAAGCGCCAGCGCAACACGCAGCGGCGCCAGCGTGAGCGGCGCGAGACGTTCAACATCTCCATCGTCGGCTACACCAACGCCGGCAAATCCACGCTGTTCAACGCGCTGGTCAAGGCGCGTGCCTATGCGGCCGACCAGTTGTTCGCCACGCTGGACACCACGACGCGCCAGCTCTACCTGGGCGAGGATGTCGGATCGGTATCGCTGTCGGATACGGTGGGCTTCATCCGAGACCTGCCGCACGGACTGGTCGATGCCTTCCAGGCCACGCTGCAGGAGGCTGTGGACGCCGATCTGTTGCTGCATGTGGTGGACGCGTCCAACCCTGGCTTCCCTGAGCAGATCGCCCAGGTCCAGCTGGTGCTGCAGGAGATTGGCGCGGCCGACATCACGCAGCTGCTGGTGTTTAACAAGGTCGATGCCGTGCCCCCCGACGCTCAGCCTGAGGCGCTGCTGGACAGCTATGAAATCGATGGGCGACAGATACCGCGCATCTATGTGAGCGCACGCGAAGGTGCCGGCATGGCGGCTCTGCGCGCGCAGCTGACCGCCATGGCGCTGGAGCGCCCCGGCGCGCCCATGTCCCCTGACGCCGCAGCTGAATTGCCGGCGGCCGAAGAGTGA
- a CDS encoding ATP phosphoribosyltransferase regulatory subunit, whose product MSAWVLPDHIADVLPSEARHIEELRRGLLDTARSYGYELVMPPLLEHLDSLLSGAGEALDLQTFKLVDQLSGRSIGLRADTTQQVARIDAHLLNRRGVTRLCYCGPVLHARPDRPRATREPLQFGAEIYGHAGTEADIESVVLALECLRVAQVPEVSVDLADVRIVRSLLAGVPVDLATLSRVHAALAAKDGSELAHLTRGFPAAAREGLLALLQLYGDAQVLDEAEKVLKPAPELRKALSDLKSVASRIKGARVTFDLADLRGYAYYSGTRFAMYVPGASDALVRGGRYDEVGAAFGRNRPAAGFSLDIKQLVGVVAPRPLKAAIRAPWGDGAEAIAAIAALRRQGETVVCMLSESSSEIDEFCCDRELVCEDGQWVVHPL is encoded by the coding sequence ATGTCTGCCTGGGTCCTGCCGGATCACATTGCCGATGTCCTGCCTTCCGAGGCCCGGCACATCGAAGAGCTGCGCCGCGGCTTGCTGGACACGGCCCGCAGCTATGGCTACGAGCTGGTGATGCCGCCGTTGCTGGAGCACCTCGATTCGCTGTTGAGCGGAGCCGGCGAGGCGCTGGACCTGCAGACTTTCAAATTGGTCGATCAGCTGTCAGGTCGCTCCATCGGCCTGCGCGCCGACACCACACAGCAGGTGGCGCGCATCGACGCCCACCTGCTCAACAGGCGCGGCGTCACCCGGCTTTGTTACTGCGGCCCGGTGTTGCATGCCCGCCCTGACCGCCCCCGGGCCACCCGCGAGCCGCTGCAGTTCGGTGCCGAGATCTACGGCCATGCCGGCACCGAGGCCGACATCGAATCCGTAGTGCTGGCGCTCGAATGCCTGCGTGTGGCCCAGGTGCCGGAGGTCAGCGTGGATCTGGCCGACGTGCGCATCGTGCGCAGCCTGCTGGCTGGCGTTCCGGTGGATCTGGCCACGCTCAGCCGGGTGCATGCCGCTCTGGCTGCCAAGGACGGCAGCGAGCTGGCGCACCTGACCCGTGGCTTTCCGGCCGCAGCGCGCGAAGGGCTGCTGGCACTGCTGCAGCTGTATGGCGATGCCCAGGTGCTGGATGAGGCCGAAAAGGTGCTCAAACCCGCACCAGAGCTGCGCAAGGCGCTATCAGATTTGAAATCCGTTGCCTCTCGCATCAAAGGCGCGCGCGTCACCTTTGACCTGGCTGACCTGCGTGGCTACGCCTACTACAGTGGCACGCGCTTTGCGATGTATGTGCCCGGCGCCAGCGACGCGCTGGTGCGCGGTGGCCGCTACGACGAGGTAGGCGCAGCGTTCGGGCGTAACCGGCCGGCGGCAGGCTTTAGCCTGGACATCAAGCAACTGGTGGGCGTGGTGGCGCCCCGTCCGCTGAAAGCCGCCATCCGCGCGCCATGGGGTGACGGCGCTGAGGCCATCGCTGCCATCGCCGCGCTGCGCCGGCAGGGCGAAACCGTGGTGTGCATGCTTTCGGAGAGCAGCAGCGAGATTGACGAGTTCTGCTGTGACCGGGAGCTGGTTTGCGAAGACGGGCAGTGGGTCGTGCATCCCCTGTGA
- a CDS encoding YfgM family protein produces MANNFDLQEQEQLEELKHFWKTWGNLITWALIVVMGGFAAWNGWRLWQSRQAQQATALAEAVESASRSGDMARVEQAVGDLQSSYGGTVQAAQAGLLAARVMAEAGNLDGAKGVLTWVADKAGDDGLRAVARLRLAAVLVEQKAYDEALAQLSRGMTPEFSALAADRKGDVLQLQDKKPQAVEEYRRAWQAMDERVDYRRLVEAKLNALGVQPQVVAAAGAAQ; encoded by the coding sequence ATGGCCAACAATTTCGACCTGCAAGAGCAGGAACAGCTTGAAGAACTCAAGCATTTCTGGAAAACCTGGGGCAACCTCATCACCTGGGCGCTCATCGTCGTGATGGGCGGCTTTGCCGCCTGGAACGGTTGGCGCCTGTGGCAAAGCCGCCAGGCCCAGCAGGCCACGGCCCTGGCCGAGGCGGTGGAGTCGGCCTCGCGCAGCGGCGACATGGCGCGCGTGGAGCAGGCCGTTGGCGACCTTCAATCCAGCTACGGCGGCACCGTGCAGGCGGCCCAGGCGGGCTTGCTGGCGGCCAGGGTGATGGCCGAAGCCGGCAATCTCGACGGCGCCAAGGGCGTCCTGACCTGGGTGGCCGACAAGGCCGGCGACGATGGCCTGCGCGCCGTGGCCCGCCTGCGCCTGGCCGCAGTGCTGGTCGAACAAAAGGCCTATGACGAGGCGTTGGCGCAACTGTCGCGCGGCATGACCCCTGAATTCAGTGCCCTGGCTGCCGACCGCAAGGGCGATGTGCTGCAGCTGCAGGACAAGAAGCCGCAGGCCGTGGAGGAATACCGCCGCGCCTGGCAGGCCATGGATGAGCGCGTGGACTATCGCCGCCTGGTCGAGGCCAAGCTGAACGCCCTGGGTGTGCAGCCCCAGGTCGTGGCCGCCGCGGGGGCTGCGCAGTGA
- the hflK gene encoding FtsH protease activity modulator HflK, translated as MNLPSRSWRQALLPARIRGVFNLNDPRWGRGEEGGDGQRPEPERPVEPPRGNRGPTGGPAGGQPPDLDELWRDLNRKLGGLFGGRGGGGGRGQPPAGGGGSFQPDMKNAGVGLGLIAGVAVLIWLGTGFFIVQEGQQAVITQFGKYKSTVNAGFNWRLPYPIQRHELVFVTQIRSVDVGRDSIIKSTGLRESAMLTEDENIVEIKFAVQYRLNDARAWLFESRNPGDAVVQAAETAVREVVGKMRMDSALAEERDQIAPRVRNLMQSILDRYKVGVEVVGINLQQGGVRPPEQVQAAFDDVLKAGQERERAKNEAQAYANDVIPRAVGTASRLGEEAAAYKARIVAQAQGDAQRFSSVLTEYQKAPQVTRDRLYLESMQQVYSSVTKVLVESRQGSNLLYLPLDKIMQGVAQTPQPAGSGLDAAPAAPGSSAPGAGTPPLNNDARARDARSRERESR; from the coding sequence ATGAACCTTCCTAGCCGCTCCTGGCGCCAGGCCCTGCTGCCGGCGCGCATCCGGGGGGTGTTCAACCTCAACGATCCACGCTGGGGCCGGGGCGAGGAGGGCGGCGATGGTCAGCGCCCCGAGCCCGAACGTCCCGTCGAGCCGCCCCGCGGCAACCGCGGGCCGACCGGTGGCCCCGCCGGCGGGCAGCCGCCGGACCTGGACGAGCTGTGGCGTGACCTGAACCGCAAGCTGGGCGGCCTGTTTGGCGGTCGTGGCGGCGGCGGTGGCCGCGGGCAGCCGCCTGCAGGCGGCGGCGGCAGCTTTCAGCCGGACATGAAGAATGCCGGCGTTGGGCTGGGCCTGATCGCAGGCGTTGCCGTGCTGATCTGGCTGGGCACGGGCTTTTTCATCGTGCAGGAGGGCCAGCAGGCCGTCATCACCCAGTTCGGCAAGTACAAAAGCACTGTCAATGCCGGCTTCAACTGGCGCCTGCCGTACCCCATCCAGCGCCATGAATTGGTGTTCGTGACGCAGATCCGCTCGGTGGACGTAGGTCGCGACAGCATCATCAAGAGCACCGGTTTGCGCGAATCCGCCATGCTGACCGAGGACGAGAACATCGTCGAGATCAAGTTCGCCGTGCAGTACCGCCTGAACGACGCGCGCGCCTGGTTGTTCGAGAGCCGCAATCCGGGCGATGCGGTGGTGCAGGCTGCCGAGACTGCAGTGCGCGAGGTGGTTGGCAAGATGCGCATGGATAGCGCCTTGGCGGAGGAGCGCGACCAGATCGCACCGCGGGTGCGCAACCTGATGCAGTCCATCCTGGACCGCTACAAGGTCGGCGTCGAAGTCGTGGGCATCAATTTGCAGCAGGGCGGCGTGCGTCCGCCCGAGCAGGTTCAGGCTGCCTTCGACGACGTGCTCAAGGCTGGCCAGGAACGCGAGCGTGCCAAGAACGAGGCCCAGGCCTATGCCAATGACGTGATCCCGCGGGCGGTGGGTACTGCCTCGCGCCTGGGCGAGGAAGCCGCGGCCTACAAGGCCCGCATCGTGGCTCAGGCGCAGGGCGATGCCCAGCGCTTTTCCTCGGTGCTGACCGAATACCAGAAGGCGCCGCAGGTGACGCGTGACCGCCTGTACCTGGAAAGCATGCAGCAGGTCTACAGCAGCGTGACCAAGGTGCTGGTGGAGTCGCGCCAGGGATCCAATCTGCTGTACCTGCCGCTGGACAAGATCATGCAGGGCGTTGCCCAGACGCCCCAGCCGGCCGGCTCGGGCCTGGATGCCGCCCCCGCGGCCCCGGGTTCATCGGCGCCCGGTGCCGGCACGCCCCCGCTGAACAACGATGCACGCGCCCGCGATGCCCGCTCGCGTGAACGCGAGTCCCGATAG